In one window of Methanocorpusculum sp. DNA:
- a CDS encoding ATP-dependent DNA ligase: MQFVEFAAICNTIEETSSRLATADILAEKFPSLTEEELPVFVRFMRGKLFPDWSSEKLGFGPNLLYDALAYVIGKKRDYVVSAINNSGDVGKVVESLLEKREQTMFFSEELDLLDVNERFLLMAKSSGRRSQQERLRSAQYLLSNATPLEGRYLARLMLEEMRIGVGEGVVKDAVAKAFGVPADVIEHAHQALNDLGEVATLAKSDPGRLTEVHITAFRPVKMMLAQQGSITSMVETHGKLAAENKYDGSRFQFHKSGGKCAIYSRRLEEMTASLPDVVEMLDAATTHDVIIDGEVIAIMNGKPMPFQTILRRIRRKHDIGDAKEAITLLPWVFDILAADGETLIDQPFFRRRQILESVMTTYIAPQIVSDSAEEIEAYYHASLDSGNEGIMLKVLDSPYLPGNRGKLWIKIKPEVDTIDLVVTGAEWGEGKRAKMFGSFLLACQDENGDLLEISRVATGIDDSMLSTLYDLFKEKIIAEKGKTVSFEPDVVFEVGYAELQRSTNYAAGYALRFPRFVRLRDDKDVYEIETLESLTRRYSLQNKEE, encoded by the coding sequence ATGCAGTTTGTTGAGTTTGCAGCTATCTGTAATACCATCGAGGAAACTTCCTCGCGTCTTGCCACGGCAGATATTCTGGCCGAAAAGTTCCCGAGCCTCACGGAGGAGGAACTGCCTGTCTTCGTCAGATTCATGCGCGGGAAACTGTTTCCCGACTGGTCATCCGAGAAACTCGGGTTCGGCCCGAACCTTCTGTATGATGCCCTCGCCTACGTTATCGGCAAAAAACGGGATTATGTGGTCTCGGCAATAAACAACTCAGGCGACGTCGGAAAAGTTGTTGAGAGTCTTCTCGAAAAACGTGAACAGACGATGTTCTTCTCGGAAGAACTTGATCTGCTGGATGTGAACGAGCGTTTTCTGCTGATGGCAAAATCCTCCGGCAGAAGATCCCAGCAGGAACGGCTCAGATCCGCCCAGTATCTTCTCTCGAATGCGACTCCGCTGGAAGGAAGATACCTTGCACGACTCATGCTCGAAGAGATGCGGATCGGGGTAGGGGAAGGAGTCGTCAAGGATGCCGTTGCAAAAGCATTCGGCGTCCCGGCAGACGTGATCGAGCATGCCCACCAGGCCCTCAACGATCTGGGTGAAGTGGCCACCCTCGCAAAATCCGATCCAGGCAGACTCACCGAGGTCCATATCACGGCTTTTAGGCCGGTGAAGATGATGCTTGCCCAGCAGGGATCCATCACCTCCATGGTCGAAACCCACGGAAAACTCGCTGCGGAAAATAAATACGACGGCAGCAGATTCCAGTTCCACAAATCCGGGGGAAAATGTGCGATCTACTCCCGGCGGCTGGAAGAGATGACGGCTTCTCTTCCTGACGTGGTTGAGATGCTGGATGCGGCAACAACGCATGACGTCATCATCGACGGCGAAGTGATCGCCATCATGAATGGAAAACCCATGCCTTTCCAGACGATCCTCCGACGGATCCGCAGGAAGCACGATATCGGGGATGCCAAAGAAGCGATCACCCTTCTTCCCTGGGTGTTTGATATCCTGGCGGCCGACGGCGAGACCCTGATCGATCAGCCGTTCTTCCGCCGCCGGCAGATCCTCGAGTCGGTGATGACCACATATATCGCTCCGCAGATCGTCAGCGATTCCGCAGAAGAGATCGAAGCGTACTATCATGCCTCGCTCGACAGCGGCAATGAAGGGATCATGCTTAAAGTTCTCGACTCGCCGTATCTGCCGGGAAACCGGGGCAAGCTCTGGATTAAGATCAAGCCGGAGGTCGATACGATTGATCTGGTGGTCACGGGCGCAGAGTGGGGAGAAGGAAAACGTGCGAAGATGTTCGGCTCGTTCCTTCTTGCCTGTCAGGATGAGAACGGCGATCTCCTGGAGATCTCGCGTGTGGCGACCGGCATCGATGACTCGATGCTTTCGACCCTGTATGATCTGTTCAAGGAAAAGATCATTGCAGAAAAAGGAAAGACGGTTTCGTTTGAACCGGATGTGGTGTTTGAGGTGGGGTATGCCGAACTCCAGAGGAGTACCAATTACGCGGCAGGATACGCTCTTCGGTTCCCGCGTTTTGTCAGACTGCGGGATGACAAGGATGTGTATGAGATTGAGACGCTGGAGAGCCTGACCCGCCGGTATTCTCTCCAAAACAAGGAAGAGTAA
- a CDS encoding PDC sensor domain-containing protein, whose amino-acid sequence MRVFVLLAMMSLIMLSCFSAGCVEQTPSQNDILADVISSLHETLTTTADEARSAAEFYAADPTPENGRQALATLYQRTTLTHDLLIADENGIVRAVYPNNIISTLGQNLSSYPPNKEIFAGTDVYVSDYMVLENGMEAYLLSVPIEISNEYAGYISLSFDPYRLFGPEEQKVFEKGYNLWVMQMNGVQVFDADVSEAGVNLLTDPDYAMIREMAELVAANSSGETKYVYTADIGTDVVEKTAVWDTLSFGEKDWRVVLTKSDAGSS is encoded by the coding sequence ATGCGAGTCTTTGTACTGCTGGCGATGATGTCTCTCATTATGCTGTCCTGTTTTTCGGCAGGATGTGTTGAACAGACACCTTCTCAGAATGATATTTTGGCAGATGTGATCTCATCGCTGCACGAAACCCTCACTACGACGGCAGACGAGGCACGATCCGCAGCCGAGTTCTATGCTGCCGACCCGACTCCTGAGAACGGCCGTCAGGCTCTGGCGACCCTGTATCAGAGGACAACACTGACCCATGACCTGTTGATCGCCGATGAGAACGGGATCGTGCGTGCAGTCTATCCAAATAACATCATAAGTACACTTGGTCAGAACTTGAGCAGCTATCCGCCAAACAAAGAGATCTTTGCCGGGACAGATGTGTATGTCTCCGACTATATGGTTCTGGAAAACGGAATGGAGGCATATCTTCTCTCGGTCCCGATCGAAATTTCCAATGAATATGCCGGGTATATCAGTCTGAGTTTCGATCCGTATCGTCTCTTTGGCCCGGAAGAGCAGAAAGTCTTTGAAAAAGGGTACAACCTCTGGGTCATGCAGATGAACGGCGTTCAGGTGTTCGATGCGGATGTTTCGGAAGCCGGCGTCAATCTCCTGACCGATCCGGATTATGCGATGATCCGGGAAATGGCAGAGCTCGTCGCAGCAAACTCTTCGGGTGAGACGAAATATGTCTATACAGCCGATATAGGTACAGATGTTGTTGAAAAAACAGCAGTATGGGACACTCTCTCATTTGGCGAGAAAGACTGGCGTGTTGTCCTGACGAAGTCGGATGCGGGATCAAGCTAA
- a CDS encoding type II toxin-antitoxin system HicA family toxin: MKADEVTKALKKKGFEQVSGRQKHPRYTFYANGKRSPVTTHVSHNKQELNDFLLAKMAEQTYLSKSEFLEMISCTIGHEDLVKRYADLDLVKE, translated from the coding sequence TTGAAGGCTGATGAAGTCACGAAAGCTTTGAAAAAGAAGGGATTCGAGCAGGTTTCCGGGAGGCAGAAACACCCGCGTTATACGTTTTATGCTAACGGAAAGAGAAGCCCAGTTACGACGCATGTAAGTCATAACAAACAGGAACTCAATGATTTTCTTCTGGCAAAAATGGCTGAGCAAACGTATCTATCCAAGTCTGAGTTTCTGGAGATGATCTCCTGCACGATCGGTCATGAGGATCTGGTGAAGCGGTATGCCGATCTTGATCTCGTGAAGGAATAA
- a CDS encoding radical SAM protein: protein MHYVKSKGILSANNGMNLYRGCSHGCIYCDSRSRCYHIEHAFEDIEVKENAVELLNKALRRKRKKCMIGTGSMTDPYIPLELELENTRKALFLIEQYGFGCTLITKSNRILRDIDLLKKINDKTKCVVQMTLTTFDEDLCRKIEPNVSTTRERFNVLKQLRDAGIPTVVWLCPILPFINDTKENIEGILDYCIEAKVYGVLSFGMGLTLREGNREYFYHQLDLLFPHLKEKYMQRYGNQYAIDSPNSAELMRLYHQKCEQNGIVHDNKQIFEYLNAFEEKRHDRQLSLFE, encoded by the coding sequence ATGCACTATGTAAAATCCAAAGGGATCTTATCGGCCAATAACGGGATGAACCTCTACCGCGGGTGTTCCCACGGGTGTATCTATTGTGATTCGAGAAGCAGGTGCTACCATATCGAACACGCGTTTGAAGACATCGAAGTCAAGGAAAATGCTGTCGAATTACTAAACAAAGCACTGAGACGCAAGAGGAAAAAATGCATGATAGGCACCGGGTCTATGACGGACCCCTATATTCCGCTTGAACTGGAGCTTGAAAACACGAGAAAAGCACTGTTTTTGATAGAGCAATACGGTTTTGGGTGTACGCTTATAACAAAATCGAACCGCATTTTGCGGGATATTGACCTACTGAAAAAAATAAACGACAAAACGAAATGCGTAGTCCAGATGACGCTGACTACCTTTGATGAAGATCTCTGCAGAAAAATCGAGCCGAACGTAAGCACAACAAGGGAACGCTTCAACGTTCTGAAACAACTGCGGGATGCAGGAATACCCACGGTTGTATGGCTTTGCCCGATTCTGCCGTTTATCAATGATACAAAAGAGAACATCGAAGGGATTTTGGATTACTGCATAGAAGCAAAAGTATATGGTGTTCTTTCTTTTGGCATGGGATTGACACTTCGTGAGGGAAACCGGGAATACTTTTACCATCAGCTCGATCTGCTGTTTCCGCACCTGAAAGAGAAGTATATGCAGAGATATGGGAATCAATACGCAATAGACAGTCCAAACAGCGCAGAACTCATGAGATTGTATCATCAAAAATGCGAACAAAACGGTATCGTCCATGATAACAAACAGATATTCGAATATCTGAACGCGTTTGAAGAAAAACGGCATGATAGACAGTTGAGCCTATTCGAGTAA
- a CDS encoding DUF6434 domain-containing protein yields the protein MTKRPVLDNHLDSKTFREFYYLKEELIDFCRKYRLPVSGGKIEITDRIAYFLDTGKVLSASTAKKRAAILSNICEDTKIESDFVCSEKHRAFFKEHIGKSFSFNVTFQKWLKSNEGRTYKDAITAYFDIMEEKRKGETVIDKQFEYNTYIRDFFADNKGKTLEEAIICWKYKKQLPGHNRYERSDLGALDG from the coding sequence ATGACCAAAAGACCCGTTTTAGATAACCATTTAGACAGCAAAACATTTCGCGAGTTCTATTACTTGAAAGAAGAGTTGATAGACTTTTGCAGAAAATACCGTCTACCTGTCTCTGGCGGCAAAATAGAAATAACGGACAGAATTGCTTATTTTCTTGATACAGGCAAAGTATTGTCGGCATCAACAGCAAAGAAAAGAGCCGCAATACTGTCAAATATTTGCGAAGATACAAAAATTGAATCTGATTTTGTTTGTTCTGAAAAACACAGAGCGTTTTTTAAAGAGCATATTGGAAAGAGTTTTTCTTTCAATGTCACTTTTCAGAAATGGCTAAAAAGCAATGAGGGTAGAACGTATAAAGACGCAATTACCGCTTATTTTGACATTATGGAAGAGAAGAGAAAAGGAGAAACAGTCATTGATAAGCAGTTCGAGTACAATACCTATATCCGTGATTTTTTTGCAGACAACAAAGGAAAAACCTTAGAAGAAGCCATTATATGTTGGAAATACAAAAAGCAGTTGCCAGGTCACAACCGTTATGAAAGGTCAGACCTTGGAGCATTGGATGGATAA
- a CDS encoding EFR1 family ferrodoxin (N-terminal region resembles flavodoxins. C-terminal ferrodoxin region binds two 4Fe-4S clusters.): MKIFYFTGTGNSLYVAKRFEGELYSIPKVLRSNELRYQDEKIGIIFPCYGLAAPKIVREFVEKVTLESPYIFAILTYGNMIANGVGWFTNYAKKNGISIHYANSLLMVDNYLPIFDVEEQKKKQKNIEENLRVLIKDISESKEYINKGSVLDVILTSGFQQVTKVLPEYNSPKKFSINDDCNNCGTCIKVCPRDNISIDKEQVNSKPIHGDTCEFCLSCINLCPKKAIKLKSEKNPDSRFKNEHVTLKEIIESNS, encoded by the coding sequence ATGAAAATATTTTATTTTACGGGCACTGGAAACAGTTTATATGTTGCTAAAAGATTTGAAGGAGAGCTCTATTCCATACCAAAGGTGCTAAGAAGTAATGAATTGCGCTATCAAGATGAGAAAATTGGCATCATATTCCCATGTTATGGATTAGCTGCTCCGAAAATTGTACGTGAATTTGTAGAGAAGGTGACACTGGAAAGTCCGTATATCTTTGCTATTTTAACATACGGTAATATGATAGCAAATGGGGTTGGCTGGTTCACAAACTACGCAAAAAAGAATGGCATATCTATACACTATGCAAACAGCCTGCTAATGGTTGATAATTATCTGCCGATTTTTGACGTTGAAGAACAGAAAAAAAAGCAGAAGAACATAGAAGAAAATTTGCGCGTCTTAATAAAGGATATTTCTGAAAGTAAGGAATATATCAATAAAGGTTCAGTATTAGACGTCATTTTAACGAGTGGATTTCAACAAGTGACAAAGGTACTTCCTGAGTATAATTCACCAAAAAAATTCTCTATTAATGATGACTGCAATAATTGCGGGACATGTATCAAGGTATGTCCACGAGATAATATTTCAATTGACAAAGAGCAGGTAAACAGTAAACCTATTCATGGAGATACGTGTGAATTTTGTCTTTCCTGTATTAATCTCTGTCCGAAGAAAGCAATTAAACTAAAATCCGAGAAGAATCCGGATTCCCGGTTTAAAAATGAACATGTGACTCTAAAAGAAATAATAGAGTCTAATAGCTGA